From a single Rutidosis leptorrhynchoides isolate AG116_Rl617_1_P2 chromosome 5, CSIRO_AGI_Rlap_v1, whole genome shotgun sequence genomic region:
- the LOC139849395 gene encoding uncharacterized protein, translating to MIDQPIKHILRNPESSVQLAKWAIELGEYEINFSTRHAVKGQILADFLLETTEKVDHLPNVTASNHVWELHTDGASSEEGVGAGLVLTSPEGEEHTYALRFCFYASNNEAEYEALLFGLRIASEMGIKHLRAYVDSQIVAQQVNGGFEAKDVSMKQYLQLVEKISKHFETLEVVQIPRNKNKKADVLSKLATLTFDHLHKKVLVEVLKDKSVDEKVVVATVEERESCWITPYVKYLQDGILPTDTMEARQIRVSAPLYVLENGILYRKSFSGPNLRCLTPQQAIDVVKEMHEGLCAQHSGYRTIVRRIMRQGKWVEAKVLAKITGENIKKFVWNDIVCRYGLPNENLLTHRPKGQVEVTNKEIVASIKARLGLSQTKWVDEVPYVFWAHRTMPKWSTGETPFSLVYGTEAVIQAEIHVPTQRILAFDTENNSSILRENLNLLEERRIMAAIRQADAKQKMAKYYKKRVRYVQFKEGDLVLRDNEASRQEKQGKLGPHWEGPYKVVKAHPNGSYTLSAPSGEEIPRTWNAMSLKKFYA from the exons ATGATAGACCAGCCAATAAAACATATTTTGAGAAATCCAGAGTCATCAGTACAACTAGCAAAATGGGCAATTGAATTGGGAgaatatgaaataaatttttcgACTCGACatgcagtcaaaggtcaaattttggcagattttttATTAGAAACAACAGAAAAGGTCGATCATCTGCCAAACGTTACAGCTAGTAATCATGTTTGGGAGTTGCACACTGATGGCGCATCAAGTGAGGAAGGTGTTGGTGCAGGGTTAGTACTTACTAGTCCAGAAGGTGAGGAGCATACGTATGCATTGAGGTTTTGTTTCTATGCATCTAATAATGAagcagaatatgaagcattgcttttCGGCCTCCGCATAGCGTCAGAAATGGGAATAAAACATTTGCgtgcatatgttgattctcaaattgtggCACAACAGGTTAATGGAGGGTTTGAAGCTAAAGATGTCTCTATGAAACAATATTTGCAATTAGTTGAGAAAATATCAAAACATTTTGAGACCTTAGAGGTCGTGCAGATACCAAGAAATAAAAACAAGAAGGCAGATGTTTTGAGCAAATTAGCAAcattaacatttgatcatttgcacaagaaAGTTTTGGTGGAGGTCTTAAAAGATAAATCGGTTGATGAAAAGGTGGTGGTTGCAACAGTTGAAGAAAGGGAATCATGTTGGATAACCCCCTATGTGAAATATTTGCAGGACGGAATACTGCCAACAGATACCATGGAGGCAAGACAGATAAGAGTTAGTGCTCCACTTTACGTCCTGGAAAATGGAATACTTTATAGAAAATCCTTCAGTGGACCAAATTTAAGGTGTTTAACACCACAACAAGCAATTGATGTAGTCAAGGAAATGCATGAGGGATTATGTGCACAGCATTCCGGTTATAGAACTATAGTTAGACGGATTATGCGACAAGG TAAGTGGGTTGAAGCGAaggtattagcaaaaataactggtGAGAATATCAAGAAATTCGTGTGGAACGATATTGTGTGCAGATATGGATTACCGAATGAAAAT TTGCTCACCCACAGGCCAAAGGGGCAGGTTGAGGTAACAAACAAAGAAATTGTAGCCAGCATAAAGGCTAGGTTAGGTTTGAGTCAGACTAAGTGGGTAGATGAAGTGCCATATGTATTTTGGGCTCACCGCACAATGCCAAAATGGAGCACGGGTGAAACACCATTCAGTTTGGTATATGGCACTGAGGCAGTGATACAAGCTGAAATCCATGTACCAACACAAAGGATTTTGGCATTTGATACAGAAAATAATTCATCCATTTTACGAGAAAACTTAAATTTATTGGAAGAAAGGAGAATCATGGCCGCCATCCGTCAAGCGGATGCAAAAcagaaaatggcaaaatattataaaaAGCGGGTCAGATATGTGCAATTCAAAGAGGGGGATTTGGTGTTACGAGATAATGAGGCAAGTAGGCAGGAAAAACAAGGGAAGCTAGGACCACATTGGGAAGGCCCTTATAAAGTTGTAAAGGCACATCCTAATGGGTCATACACCCTCTCAGCGCCCTCCGGCGAAGAAATTCCACGAACATGGAATGCAatgagtttaaagaaattttatgcgtag